A genome region from Trichoderma asperellum chromosome 7, complete sequence includes the following:
- a CDS encoding uncharacterized protein (SECRETED:SignalP(1-19)) — MQFSKLLSVITCLATTALAGPEMEASTELLDNGPQVLACNNVNFKDCWPLLSVDIDNCQEVPSNMSNKISSIQPNSAAGACRFYK; from the exons ATGCAGTTCTCTAAGCTCCTTAGTGTCATAACCTGCCTCGCCACTACCGCGCTGGCTGGCCCCGAAATGGAAGCATCTACTGAGCTTCTTGATAATGGTCCTCAGGTGCTTGCATGCAACAACGTCAATTTCAAAGATTGCTGGCCGCTTCTCAGCGTTGACATTGATAATTGCC AGGAGGTGCCTTCAAACATGAGCAACAAGATATCATCAATTCAACCCAATTCTGCAGCTGGTGCATGTCGCTTCTACAAGTAA